One part of the Acidimicrobiia bacterium genome encodes these proteins:
- a CDS encoding acyltransferase has translation MRDEGRRGPTLPRVSALDGARGLAVAGVLLFHAGHLLGGYLGVDFFFTLSGFLITSLLLTESTKRGSVGLGGFWSRRARRLLPALAVMLFGVALYAWLFGDRTALFGIRGDAWATMAYVANWHQIFSHQSYFALFASPSPLTHTWSLAIEEQFYVVWPLVFVALLARFKRATPKAVLVTSLALAAVSSTLMIVLYSASDTDRLYYGTDTRAAAILFGAALAAWLAIKGPTTSRTRRNILEGLAIVSVIGLAIAWTRLDGQSATLYQGGFLLCGIAATIIIAAVVHPQPGPIARAFSFTPLVGLGLISYGVYLYHWPIDVALDSKEMGFSGWPLVTFQIAVTLGISIASYRFVEQPIRHGAWSAVEWRRFVPATALVLVVVMFAVTANGLPSTVPGLRHPTLAAEVAYANAPPGAERVMVVGDSVAYFLGKAMKQVKRDPPIAVFSAGVQGCGFPPPMKRARYHSANGQHLDKKTFACDPLWEGRAVKKFKPAVVFWLTGNPADSVLYNGQWIDTCSTAYATLYENSLRQAFKVMGWPKTKIVMTTEPYPRYLFAEEDKPTDCENNYRRVVASAMHVQLIDLMGYICPGGQCVEKLHGVTLRKDGEHFENAGGRLVASWLLDQVK, from the coding sequence GTGCGGGACGAGGGACGGCGGGGGCCGACGCTTCCTCGGGTCTCGGCGCTCGACGGCGCCCGAGGCCTCGCAGTCGCGGGCGTCCTCCTCTTCCATGCCGGCCACCTCCTCGGCGGTTATCTCGGCGTCGACTTCTTCTTCACGCTCTCGGGCTTCCTGATCACGTCGCTCCTGCTCACGGAGTCGACGAAGCGCGGCAGCGTCGGCCTCGGTGGGTTCTGGTCGCGCCGGGCGCGACGCCTGCTCCCCGCGCTCGCCGTCATGCTGTTCGGCGTCGCGCTGTACGCCTGGCTGTTCGGCGATCGCACCGCGCTCTTCGGCATCCGCGGCGACGCGTGGGCGACGATGGCCTACGTCGCGAACTGGCATCAGATCTTCTCGCACCAGAGCTACTTCGCGCTGTTCGCGAGCCCGTCGCCGCTCACGCACACGTGGAGCCTCGCGATCGAAGAGCAGTTCTACGTCGTGTGGCCGCTCGTGTTCGTCGCGCTGCTCGCGCGGTTCAAGCGCGCGACGCCGAAGGCGGTGCTGGTCACGTCGCTCGCGCTCGCGGCGGTGTCGAGCACGTTGATGATCGTCCTCTACTCGGCGAGCGACACGGATCGCTTGTACTACGGCACCGACACGCGCGCCGCCGCGATCCTGTTCGGCGCCGCGCTGGCGGCGTGGCTCGCGATCAAGGGCCCGACGACGAGCCGCACGCGCCGGAACATCCTCGAGGGGCTCGCGATCGTGTCGGTGATCGGCCTCGCGATCGCGTGGACCCGACTCGACGGTCAGTCGGCGACGCTGTACCAGGGCGGGTTCCTGCTCTGCGGCATCGCGGCGACGATCATCATCGCGGCCGTCGTGCATCCGCAGCCGGGTCCGATCGCGCGCGCCTTCTCGTTCACACCCCTCGTCGGGCTCGGGCTCATCAGCTACGGCGTCTACCTGTACCACTGGCCGATCGACGTCGCGCTCGACTCGAAGGAGATGGGCTTCTCGGGTTGGCCGCTCGTGACCTTCCAGATCGCGGTGACGCTCGGGATCTCGATCGCGAGCTACCGGTTCGTCGAACAGCCCATCCGGCACGGCGCGTGGTCGGCCGTCGAGTGGCGCCGCTTCGTACCCGCGACCGCGCTCGTGCTCGTCGTCGTAATGTTCGCGGTCACCGCCAACGGTCTGCCGTCGACGGTGCCCGGCCTCCGTCACCCGACGCTCGCGGCCGAGGTCGCGTACGCGAACGCGCCGCCGGGCGCGGAACGGGTCATGGTCGTCGGCGACTCGGTCGCGTACTTCCTCGGGAAGGCGATGAAGCAGGTGAAGCGCGACCCGCCGATCGCGGTGTTCAGCGCCGGCGTCCAGGGCTGCGGTTTCCCGCCCCCGATGAAACGGGCGCGCTATCACAGCGCGAACGGCCAGCACCTCGACAAGAAGACGTTCGCGTGCGACCCGCTGTGGGAGGGGCGCGCGGTGAAGAAGTTCAAGCCCGCCGTCGTCTTCTGGCTCACCGGCAACCCCGCGGACTCCGTGCTCTACAACGGCCAGTGGATCGACACGTGCTCGACCGCGTACGCCACGCTCTACGAGAACAGCCTGCGGCAGGCGTTCAAGGTCATGGGCTGGCCGAAGACGAAGATCGTCATGACGACCGAGCCGTACCCGCGCTACCTCTTCGCCGAGGAGGACAAGCCGACCGACTGCGAGAACAACTACCGGCGCGTGGTCGCGTCGGCGATGCACGTGCAGTTGATCGACCTCATGGGCTACATCTGTCCCGGCGGACAATGCGTCGAGAAGTTGCACGGCGTGACGTTGCGCAAAGACGGCGAGCACTTCGAGAACGCGGGCGGGCGACTCGTCGCGTCGTGGCTGCTCGATCAGGTGAAGTAG
- a CDS encoding acyltransferase family protein has translation MADGRGARIKHVAALDGARGLAVAGVLLFHAGHLTGGYLGVDFFFTLSGFLITSLLLAEAGRDGHIGLGGFWSRRARRLLPALAVLIVGIGLYCLVLASSTELGQIRGDALATLGYVANWREVFAHQNYFDLFTTPSPLNHTWSLAIEEQFYVVWPLLFVGVLSRARTRTPQVVLALALGLAAVSTTLMIVLFDPNNPSRVYFGTDTRATAILLGAALAAWNAWHPATNARGRRIALEVVGIAGAVVLAIAWLRVGGESSGLYRGGFLLYGAAATAVIAAAVHPEPGVLGRVLSFRPLCALGLISYGVYLYHWPIDVAFDSKRMGFSGWPLFGFQTALTLAIATISYVVLEQPIRHGARTPREWRRFVPAIALALVVAIFAATAGATATETFASLALNRDPLKAASQAYHDAPPGSVRVLLVGDSVAGELGPAFQNLKTAPRLSIVDAAIPGCAFPDGITQTAIRFPNGAVLPPTTCLPNWYAAAVARYRPTLVILVLAGLREGTYHGQTVTPCDAPYHALVRPQLHREISMFQNRGAKVVVTTTAYNRAPFLKNTDRDVDCDNTMRRVYAQQDGAQLVDLFDYVCPHGQCRGRQGGVVLRPDGLHYQGAGGTIIARWIVSQVTSPTVSTAP, from the coding sequence GTGGCGGACGGACGGGGGGCGCGGATCAAGCACGTCGCGGCACTCGACGGTGCACGCGGCCTCGCCGTCGCGGGCGTGCTGCTCTTCCACGCCGGCCACCTCACCGGCGGCTACCTCGGCGTCGACTTCTTCTTCACGCTGTCGGGCTTCCTGATCACGTCGCTCCTGCTGGCCGAGGCCGGTCGCGACGGACACATCGGGCTCGGTGGCTTCTGGTCGCGCCGCGCCCGCCGGCTCCTCCCCGCGCTCGCGGTCCTCATCGTCGGCATCGGTCTCTACTGCCTCGTACTCGCGAGCTCGACCGAGCTCGGCCAGATCCGCGGCGACGCGCTCGCGACCCTCGGCTATGTGGCGAACTGGCGCGAGGTCTTCGCGCACCAGAACTACTTCGACCTGTTCACCACGCCGTCGCCGCTGAACCACACGTGGAGCCTTGCGATCGAAGAGCAGTTCTACGTCGTGTGGCCGCTGTTGTTCGTCGGCGTGCTCTCCCGCGCGCGTACGCGCACACCACAGGTGGTGCTCGCGCTCGCGCTCGGGCTCGCCGCGGTCTCGACGACGTTGATGATCGTGCTCTTCGACCCGAACAACCCGTCGCGCGTCTACTTCGGCACCGACACGCGCGCGACCGCGATCCTGCTCGGCGCTGCGCTCGCGGCCTGGAACGCGTGGCACCCCGCGACGAACGCGCGCGGCCGGCGCATCGCCCTCGAGGTCGTCGGCATCGCGGGCGCGGTGGTGCTCGCGATCGCGTGGCTGCGCGTCGGCGGCGAGTCGTCCGGTCTCTACCGCGGCGGCTTCCTGCTCTACGGCGCGGCCGCGACCGCGGTCATCGCGGCCGCGGTGCACCCCGAGCCGGGTGTGCTCGGGCGCGTGCTGTCGTTCCGTCCGCTCTGCGCACTCGGGCTCATCAGCTACGGCGTGTACCTCTACCACTGGCCCATCGACGTCGCGTTCGACTCGAAGCGGATGGGCTTCTCGGGCTGGCCGCTGTTCGGCTTCCAGACCGCGCTCACGCTCGCGATCGCGACGATCAGCTACGTGGTGCTCGAGCAGCCGATCCGGCACGGCGCGCGCACGCCGCGGGAGTGGCGCCGGTTCGTTCCCGCGATCGCGCTCGCGCTGGTCGTTGCGATCTTCGCGGCCACCGCGGGCGCCACCGCGACCGAGACGTTCGCTTCGCTCGCGCTGAACCGTGATCCGCTGAAGGCCGCGTCCCAGGCGTACCACGACGCGCCGCCGGGCTCGGTGCGCGTGCTCCTCGTCGGCGACTCGGTCGCGGGAGAGCTCGGCCCTGCGTTCCAGAACCTGAAGACCGCGCCGCGCCTCTCGATCGTCGACGCCGCGATTCCCGGTTGCGCGTTTCCCGACGGGATCACGCAGACCGCGATCCGTTTCCCGAACGGCGCGGTGCTGCCGCCGACCACGTGCCTGCCGAACTGGTACGCCGCGGCCGTCGCGCGGTACCGGCCCACGCTCGTCATCTTGGTGCTCGCCGGCCTCCGTGAAGGTACGTATCACGGGCAGACGGTCACGCCGTGCGACGCGCCGTACCACGCGTTGGTCCGGCCGCAACTGCATCGCGAGATCAGCATGTTCCAAAACCGCGGCGCCAAGGTCGTGGTCACGACGACCGCGTACAACCGCGCGCCCTTCCTGAAGAACACCGACCGCGACGTCGACTGCGACAACACGATGCGCCGCGTGTACGCGCAGCAGGACGGCGCGCAGCTCGTCGACCTCTTCGACTACGTGTGTCCGCACGGCCAGTGCCGCGGCCGCCAGGGTGGTGTCGTCCTGCGTCCCGACGGGCTGCACTACCAGGGCGCGGGCGGCACGATCATCGCCCGCTGGATCGTGTCGCAGGTCACCTCGCCCACGGTCTCGACGGCGCCCTGA